From the Gasterosteus aculeatus chromosome 13, fGasAcu3.hap1.1, whole genome shotgun sequence genome, one window contains:
- the mier3b gene encoding mesoderm induction early response protein 3: MAEASLGSSSPVGSLSSEDHDFDPTAEMLVHEYDDERTLEEEESQEGGRNFTSEIADLEKEGNMPLEELFAIYRYEASAGSSIDSSSGDLTDELPDMTLDKEEIAKDLLSGDYEEETQSSADDLTPSVTSHEATDFFPRTLRSNAISDGDKESECDEDGPSPEDSRKEIMVGLQYQAEVPSGLCHYKEEEKVYEDEDELLWSPSKLPESKVRTFLSDVLSRTTNEKTGSDKPWMHVRDDEQALCELVRCNYNIREALERHCIRVKSSKETSPPWSEEECKNFEHALQMYDKNFHLIQKHKVTTRTVAECVAFYYMWKKSERFDIFVQQNRFGKKKYSSYPGVTDLMDRLVDEAEGLAVDSSSSVCSGAGGGGRLESTTEQQLSLLNSITASDLTALSNTVATVCNPAEVGCMDSYSFPPLESLHRGSLNHDESLGYPSNGADPGCLNMLDAGFYHSDLGQLGGVCVNKDCERPSKRLKMALPDAFINDVSVGNLGVDFEARRTTTHHHRITGAKMAVSVTDFGSLAGGGEPNGFLGAHARHHTQHTAALQSE; encoded by the exons ATGGCGGAG GCTTCCCTAGGGAGTTCAAGTCCAG ttGGCTCTTTATCGTCGGAGGACCATGACTTTGACCCAACAGCAGAGATGTTAGTTCATGAGTACGATGACGAGAGGACTCTTGAAGAGGAAGAGTCTCAGGAGGGAGGCAGGAATTTCACCTCGGAGATTGCAGATCTCGAAAAG GAGGGTAACATGCCTTTGGAGGAACTTTTTGCCATCTATCGCTACGAGGCCTCAGCAGGCTCCAGTATAGACAGCTCATCGGGAGACCTGACTGATGAGCTGCCTGACATGACTCTGGACAAG GAGGAAATAGCGAAGGACCTGTTGTCTGGGGACTACGAGGAGGAGACTCAGTCCTCAGCTGATGACTTGACCCCGTCAGTCACTTCCCACGAGGCTACCGATTTCTTCCCAAGAACACTTCGAT CAAACGCCATCTCTGATGGCGATAAAGAGTCAGAGTGCGATGAAGATGGCCCAAGCCCAGAAGACTCCAGAAAG gAAATCATGGTGGGGTTGCAGTATCAAGCAGAGGTTCCTTCTGGTCTGTGTCActacaaagaggaggagaaag TTTATGAGGATGAAGACGAGTTATTATGGAGCCCAAGTAAACTCCCAGAAAGCAAGGTTAGGACGTTCCTGTCTGATGTGTTATCACGGACAACAAACGAAAAGACCGGATCTGACAAACCGTGGATGCACGTTCGAGATGATGAGCAG GCTTTATGCGAGCTTGTCAGGTGCAACTACAACATCCGTGAAGCACTAGAAAGGCACTGCATCCGTGTAAAGTCTTCAAAAG AAACGTCACCGCCGTGGTCAGAAGAGGAATGCAAGAACTTTGAGCACGCACTACAAATGTACGACAAGAATTTTCACCTCATACAGAAACACAAA GTCACAACACGAACAGTAGCTGAATGTGTGGCATTTTACTACATGTGGAAGAAGTCTGAGCGCTTTGACATCTTTGTGCAGCAGAATCGATTTGGGAAGAAAAAGTACAGCAGCTATCCTGGTGTAAC CGACCTGATGGACAGGCTGGTGGATGAAGCCGAGGGACTGGCGGTGGATAGTTCCTCCTCCGTGTGTTCaggagcaggcggaggaggaagactgGAGAGCACCACGGAGCAGCAGCTCAGCCTGCTCAACTCCATCACTGCCAGCGACCTCACAG CTTTGAGTAACACTGTAGCCACAGTGTGCAACCCCGCAGAGGTCGGCTGCATGGACTCCTACAGTTTTCCGCCGCTGGAGAGCCTCCACCGCGGGTCCCTGAACCACGACGAATCCCTCGGTTACCCTTCTAACGGCGCTGACCCCGGCTGCCTCAACATGCTCGACGCCGGCTTCTACCACTCCGATCTCGGCCAGCTCGGAGGGGTGTGCGTCAACAAGGACTGCGAGCGGCCCTCCAAGAGACTCAAGATGGCCCTGCCCGACGCCTTCATCAACGACGTGTCCGTGGGCAACCTGGGAGTGGACTTTGAAGCGCGACGGACAACGACGCATCACCACCGGATCACTGGCGCCAAAATGGCAGTGTCTGTCACGGACTTTGGGAGTTTGGCTGGCGGCGGCGAGCCCAACGGGTTCCTGGGAGCACACGCACGGCACCACACACAGCACACTGCAGCACTTCAGTCAGAGTGA
- the elac1 gene encoding zinc phosphodiesterase ELAC protein 1 — MTMDVTFLGTGSAYPSPHRGASALVLRTEGECWLFDCGEGTQTQLMKSPLRAGRITKVFISHLHGDHLFGLPGLLCTVSLNTNPEQQHLSCVHIYGPRGLRHFLRVTLGLTGSQLLFPYAVHELEPTPDQSPEEGQLSAEMTAECGPLHPQEQPGRTIFLDVSSDSYLLFEDNKFSVKAFRLFHRIPSFGFCVQERDRPGRLRTELLKELGLKPGPLYGRLKAGQPVTLASGRVLLSGEALEEAVPGRKVCVFGDCSGAVGDGALRLCSEADLLVHEATLGEEQREKAVDHGHSTPVMAAAVARACRARRLVLHHFSQRYKPGSLQREGDEDDVSQLKRQAEEALRDSGIEVTLAEDFLTLPVPLRRP; from the exons ATGACTATGGACGTGACCTTCCTCGGGACCGGCTCGGCCTACCCGTCTCCGCACCGCGGGGCGTCGGCGCTGGTGCTGCGGACCGAGGGGGAGTGCTGGCTGTTCGACTGCGGGGAGGGAACCCAGACGCAGCTGATGAAGAGCCCGCTCAGAGCCG GTCGGATCACCAAGGTTTTCATCTCCCACCTGCACGGAGATCACCTGTTTGGTCTCCCTGGTCTCCTTTGCACCGTGAGCCTCAACACCAACCCGGAGCAGCAGCACCTGAGCTGCGTGCACATCTACGGGCCGCGGGGCCTCCGCCACTTCCTGAGGGTGACGCTCGGCCTCACGGGGTCGCAGCTGCTCTTCCCTTACGCAG TGCACGAGTTGGAGCCGACACCGGACCAGAGTCCAGAGGAGGGACAACTCAGCGCCGAG ATGACAGCGGAGTGTGGCCCTCTGCACCCACAGGAGCAGCCGGGCAGGACCATCTTCCTGGATGTTTCCAGCGACAGTTACCTCCTCTTTGAAGACAACAAGTTTTCGGTCAAGGCCTTCAGGTTGTTTCACCGCATCCCTTCCTTCGGGTTCTGTGTTCAGGAGCGTGATcgacccgggaggctgaggacTGAGCTCTTGAAGGAGCTAG GCCTGAAACCCGGGCCGCTCTATGGGCGGCTGAAAGCCGGCCAGCCTGTAACTCTGGCGAGCGGGCGCGTCCTTCTGTCCGGCGAGGCGCTGGAAGAAGCCGTTCCCGGTCGGAAAGTCTGCGTCTTTGGGGACTGCAGCGGCGCCGTCGGGGACGGAGCACTGAGGCTGTGCAGCGAGGCAGACCTTCTGGTCCACGAGGCCACGCTCGGGGAGGAGCAGCGCGAGAAGGCGGTGGACCACGGACACAGCACCCCGGtgatggcggcggcggtggctcGGGCCTGCCGCGCCCGGCGGCTGGTGCTGCACCACTTCAGCCAGAGGTACAAACCCGGCTCGCTGCAGAGGGAAGGCGACGAGGACGACGTGTCGCAGCTCAAGAGGCAGGCGGAAGAAGCGCTACGGGACAGCGGTATCGAGGTGACTTTGGCGGAGGACTTTCTCACTCTGCCTGTTCCTCTCAGAAGACCATAG